The Methanomethylovorans hollandica DSM 15978 genome includes a region encoding these proteins:
- a CDS encoding single-stranded-DNA-specific exonuclease RecJ, with protein sequence MSGSLQQMRDCAKKCAETIQKISEVKVVSHIDADGITSAAIICKALDRAGIDNSVNFVKQLDENAISRLKDQNPELVIFTDLGSGMLESIITSGLHVVISDHHRPRGDPENLVKNHLNPHLFGANGSTDISGSGTTYLLASELGDNHDLADLAIVGAIGDMQNRRNGHLINLNREILEEGVSKKVLSFEKDVMLFGKQTRPIFKLLQYASDPYLPGLTGDEDACIDFLHRIGLRFGDDDRWRRWIDLEQGEKQRIVSALLQHGLSSGQESCKLERLIGEVYILLNEREGTEMRDATEYSTLLNATGRYDNAEIGMEVCMGDREEAYQKASRLLTEHRSNLVNGLKFVKTNGITKLSNLQYFDAGSNIKETIIGIVAGMSTSVVADRNYPIIAFADAEEGVKVSARGTQDLVRKGLNLSEALAFVSAEVGGAGGGHDIAAGATIPQSTKDEFIRKLDSIIGTQILKK encoded by the coding sequence ATGTCAGGTAGTCTACAGCAAATGAGGGATTGTGCAAAAAAATGTGCAGAAACTATACAGAAGATAAGTGAAGTAAAAGTTGTATCACATATAGATGCAGATGGGATCACATCCGCTGCCATTATTTGCAAAGCACTTGATCGTGCAGGCATTGACAATTCTGTTAATTTTGTAAAGCAACTTGATGAAAACGCTATATCAAGGCTCAAGGATCAGAATCCTGAGCTTGTCATATTCACTGACCTGGGAAGCGGAATGCTTGAATCTATCATAACATCCGGGTTGCACGTTGTGATCTCTGATCATCATCGCCCGCGCGGCGACCCGGAAAATCTTGTAAAGAACCATCTTAATCCTCATCTTTTTGGAGCCAATGGCTCTACAGACATAAGTGGCTCAGGAACAACATATTTGCTGGCCAGTGAACTTGGAGATAATCATGACCTTGCAGATCTCGCAATAGTTGGTGCCATCGGTGATATGCAGAACAGACGTAATGGCCATCTTATCAATCTCAATAGGGAGATCCTTGAGGAAGGTGTTTCTAAAAAGGTATTATCCTTTGAAAAAGATGTCATGCTTTTTGGTAAGCAAACAAGACCCATTTTTAAACTCTTGCAATATGCTTCGGATCCATATCTTCCAGGTCTAACAGGAGATGAAGATGCCTGTATAGATTTCCTTCATCGTATAGGGCTTCGTTTTGGAGATGATGACCGATGGAGAAGGTGGATAGATCTGGAACAGGGAGAAAAGCAAAGAATAGTCTCTGCTCTTTTACAACACGGTCTTTCCTCGGGACAGGAATCCTGCAAACTGGAGAGGCTTATTGGGGAAGTTTATATATTGTTGAATGAACGGGAAGGCACTGAAATGCGGGATGCCACTGAGTATTCGACATTGTTGAACGCAACTGGAAGATATGACAATGCTGAAATCGGGATGGAAGTATGTATGGGAGACAGGGAGGAAGCCTATCAGAAAGCGAGCAGATTGCTTACTGAACATCGATCTAACCTTGTGAATGGACTTAAATTCGTAAAGACAAATGGAATCACAAAACTCAGTAACTTACAGTATTTCGATGCTGGCTCAAATATAAAGGAAACAATAATAGGAATTGTTGCCGGTATGAGTACATCAGTTGTTGCTGACAGGAATTATCCTATTATCGCATTTGCAGATGCGGAAGAAGGTGTCAAAGTCTCTGCTCGAGGTACTCAGGACCTTGTAAGAAAAGGGCTAAATCTCTCAGAAGCATTAGCCTTTGTATCTGCAGAGGTGGGAGGAGCTGGAGGCGGACATGACATAGCAGCCGGAGCAACCATTCCTCAAAGTACTAAGGATGAGTTCATCCGCAAGCTCGATTCAATTATCGGTACTCAGATATTGAAAAAATGA
- a CDS encoding DUF7472 family protein, whose product MNKKTLEVLLSIFSVLVLIALIIVTHSTFSSNPDPLMESYGFIASLVIFILLISGIGIKLMDVE is encoded by the coding sequence ATGAATAAAAAGACCCTTGAAGTACTATTGTCCATCTTTTCAGTGCTAGTCCTGATCGCCCTTATTATTGTCACCCATTCTACATTTTCTTCTAATCCGGACCCATTGATGGAAAGTTATGGATTCATAGCCTCCTTGGTTATTTTTATACTTCTTATTTCCGGAATAGGTATTAAGCTGATGGATGTGGAGTGA
- a CDS encoding DUF1699 family protein, which translates to MKIRVVSSKEEINTLSPNEEIVHLAFRPSNTDIFSLIMKCPQVKALHIPSSYKRTISNSAKMYLKMQGIELLEGDVWGHRKDINEYSEVSQNVYDRIKQYRMDGMQEDDIADKMVRETRLSPDFISFLIKSN; encoded by the coding sequence ATGAAAATAAGAGTTGTCAGTTCCAAAGAAGAAATCAACACATTGAGCCCAAATGAAGAGATAGTGCATCTTGCATTCAGGCCATCCAACACGGACATCTTCTCACTTATCATGAAGTGTCCACAGGTTAAGGCACTCCACATTCCAAGTTCTTACAAGAGAACTATTTCCAACTCTGCAAAAATGTATCTCAAAATGCAGGGTATCGAACTGCTCGAGGGAGACGTGTGGGGGCACCGTAAGGACATCAACGAGTATTCTGAGGTCTCACAGAATGTTTATGATCGCATAAAGCAGTATCGTATGGATGGAATGCAGGAAGACGATATAGCTGACAAGATGGTAAGGGAAACCAGGCTCAGTCCGGATTTCATTTCATTCCTTATCAAAAGCAATTAA